From Argopecten irradians isolate NY chromosome 12, Ai_NY, whole genome shotgun sequence, one genomic window encodes:
- the LOC138336382 gene encoding uncharacterized protein translates to MSQPRIKKRQWRPKPTDNNQLPPKQKGRLITVKIADPNLRESKLKEPEINNSIPTTSPLQVAVYIKEEDNHKRSVISIGRVQGSAPTYKTNTMNADISRDRPAVSVQKDDQKSNIKKVLDKDVMKVSETSAKTSVGDKFHWSRPQTFDDKTTNRLKTKANVSQLAGFLKKQTPPKITLLTKETSAKTSSALQSRTRAEHTNGLDLNSQPLGVEHDKKSPTSIDLDDDFDYSLDLMGDYTLKIKDAPKKPTPLLLKTGSNNGSVQLSTTDTTQTDQSGQAIMSPNNDLQDKQFVLGENDLSDILPAPEVKEYDIIMESRRGYTYHSNSIHRGIKRKIAFDYDDVEDVSPSKRSRMY, encoded by the exons ATGAGTCAGCCGAGAATAAAGAAAAGACAATGGCGACCAAAGCCCACGGACAACAATCAATTGCCACCTAAACAAAAAGGTCGCTTGATCACTGTCAAGATAGCCGATCCTAACCTTAGA GAATCAAAGTTAAAGGAACCAGAAATAAACAACAGCATCCCGACCACATCTCCGTTACAAGTAGCTGTGTATATAAAG gaAGAAGATAATCACAAGAGAAGTGTCATCTCTATTGGTCGGGTCCAGGGGTCTGCTCCGACCTACAAAACTAACACGATGAATGCGGATATATCACGTGACCGCCCTGCTGTGTCTGTTCAG AAAGATGACCAAAAATCAAACATCAAAAAGGTTTTAGATAAAGATGTTATGAAAGTCTCGGAGACAAGTGCCAAGACTTCAGTTGGAGACAAATTCCACTGGTCAAGGCCACAGACATTTGACGATAAAACCACAAACAGATTG aaaACAAAAGCCAACGTTTCCCAACTAGCTGGGTTCTTAAAG aaacAGACTCCTCCAAAGATCACTTTGCTGACTAAAGAAACAAGTGCTAAG ACAAGTTCTGCCCTTCAAAGTAGAACCCGTGCAGAACACACAAATGGCCTTGATCTAAACAGCCAACCTCTTGG TGTGgaacatgacaagaagtctCCCACCTCAATAGATCTTGACGATGACTTTGACTACAGTCTCGACCTCATG GGCGATTATACTCTAAAGATAAAAGACGCCCCCAAGAAACCAACACCGTTATTGTTAAAGACTGGCAGCAACAACGGGTCAGTTCAACTGTCCACTACAGACACTACCCAGACTGACCAGTCCGGTCAAGCCATCATGTCCCCTAACAACGACCTCCAGGACAAACAGTTCGTTCTTGGTGAAAATGACCTGAGTGATATACTTCCGGCGCCGGAAGTGAAGGAGTATGACATCATCATGGAGAGTAGGCGTGGCTATACTTACCATAGCAACAGTATACATAGGGGGATAAAGCGGAAGATTGCGTTCGATTACGACGACGTGGAAGATGTTAGTCCGAGCAAAAGGTCAAGAATGTATTAA
- the LOC138336552 gene encoding uncharacterized protein, whose translation MVMMMMIIIIIDDDDDDDDADVNNNDDDDDDDDDDDDDDYYYDADVNNNDDDNDDDDDDDDYYYDDDDDDDNDHDHDYDNYGADDDDDDDIDDDDDDDDDDDDDNDHDHDYDNYGDDDDDYNYY comes from the coding sequence atggtgatgatgatgatgattataattattattgatgatgatgatgatgatgatgatgccgatgttaataataatgatgatgatgatgatgatgatgatgatgatgatgatgatgattattatTATGATGCCGATgttaataataatgatgatgataacgatgacgatgatgatgatgatgattattattatgatgacgatgatgatgatgataatgatcatgatcatgattaCGATAATTATggtgctgatgatgatgatgatgatgatattgatgatgatgatgatgatgatgatgatgatgatgatgataatgatcatgatcatgattaCGATAAttatggtgatgatgatgatgattataattattattga